A part of Fastidiosipila sp. genomic DNA contains:
- a CDS encoding DNA-directed RNA polymerase subunit alpha — translation MNDFQNTSIEYREHSEDKAYGLFVAEPLERGYGTTLGNALRRVLLSSLPGCAATSVRIEGIYQEYSTIPGVIEDVTELLLNVKDIRARLHVTGPKTVFINKEAGYRGPVRAGEFNQSDELEIVNPDLVIANMNGDGPLFMGLTFNAGVGYKSAEQNKEMNAPIGVIPLDSIFTPVRKVNFHVEDTRVGQVTDYDKLTLEIWTDGTITAEEALAKAAEILIGHLNLFLSMTHDPASADDDAFLIEEKEKSIYDAPIEDLKFSTRIFNSLKRADIHTVADLVARSREDLMKVRNLGATSLEELVEKLEAHGLTLAGDDQD, via the coding sequence ATGAACGATTTTCAGAATACCAGCATCGAATATAGGGAGCATTCCGAGGACAAGGCCTACGGCCTTTTTGTTGCCGAGCCGCTGGAACGCGGCTACGGGACAACTCTGGGCAATGCCCTGCGCCGGGTTCTGCTTTCCTCACTGCCCGGCTGCGCGGCGACTTCAGTCCGGATTGAGGGAATCTATCAGGAGTATTCCACCATCCCCGGCGTCATCGAAGATGTCACCGAGCTCCTTTTGAATGTGAAAGACATCCGCGCACGCCTTCATGTGACCGGACCCAAGACCGTTTTCATCAACAAGGAAGCAGGCTACCGGGGTCCCGTCCGGGCCGGTGAATTCAATCAGAGCGATGAACTTGAAATAGTCAACCCCGACCTGGTTATCGCCAACATGAACGGTGACGGGCCGCTCTTCATGGGCTTGACCTTCAATGCGGGGGTAGGCTATAAGAGCGCGGAGCAGAACAAAGAGATGAATGCGCCCATCGGCGTCATCCCGCTCGATTCGATTTTTACCCCGGTCCGCAAGGTCAATTTCCACGTGGAAGACACGCGGGTGGGCCAGGTGACTGACTATGACAAACTGACCCTTGAGATCTGGACGGACGGAACCATCACGGCCGAGGAGGCCTTGGCCAAGGCGGCTGAAATCCTGATCGGCCACCTCAACCTCTTTTTGTCCATGACCCATGACCCGGCCTCTGCTGATGATGACGCCTTCCTGATTGAAGAAAAGGAAAAGAGCATCTACGATGCGCCCATCGAAGATTTGAAATTCTCAACCAGGATATTCAATTCCCTGAAGCGTGCCGACATCCATACCGTGGCTGATCTGGTCGCCCGTTCGCGTGAAGACCTGATGAAGGTCCGCAACCTGGGCGCGACCTCGCTTGAAGAGCTGGTCGAAAAATTGGAGGCCCATGGCCTGACGCTGGCCGGAGACGATCAGGACTAG